From Tautonia marina, the proteins below share one genomic window:
- a CDS encoding PulJ/GspJ family protein has product MSRGRHRRQGFTLIEMAIATALTGLLGVLCLLSWKAFGVPAVDSYYRGRVAGEAIMAAASLATDLGGSLPPFSGPIGERDEHRLVGWRLEQGNLELWYDSAQEPAEPAPEGEPSIFEAPNHAIIYSFQYAPGTTRGMLVRTDSRTGISSVVATDLASMQVDIPYGSEERLILTLEFQYRIFKKRYSRFYTFEAIKP; this is encoded by the coding sequence ATGAGTCGAGGCCGCCACCGCCGCCAGGGCTTCACCCTCATCGAAATGGCCATTGCCACGGCCTTGACCGGGCTGCTCGGAGTCCTCTGTCTCCTCTCATGGAAGGCCTTCGGGGTGCCGGCGGTCGACTCGTACTACCGGGGCCGAGTGGCCGGCGAGGCCATCATGGCCGCGGCCTCTCTGGCCACCGACCTGGGCGGATCCCTGCCCCCGTTCAGCGGGCCAATCGGCGAGCGGGACGAGCATCGCCTGGTCGGCTGGCGCCTCGAACAGGGCAATCTGGAACTCTGGTACGACAGCGCGCAAGAGCCCGCCGAGCCGGCCCCCGAGGGGGAGCCCTCGATCTTCGAAGCGCCAAATCACGCCATCATTTATTCGTTTCAGTACGCCCCGGGCACGACGCGCGGCATGCTCGTTCGCACCGATTCGAGAACGGGGATCTCCTCGGTCGTTGCCACGGACCTTGCTTCGATGCAAGTCGACATTCCGTATGGTTCCGAGGAGCGATTGATCCTGACGCTGGAATTTCAGTATCGCATCTTCAAGAAGCGCTATTCCCGGTTCTACACCTTTGAGGCGATCAAACCATGA
- a CDS encoding type IV pilin protein yields MTALSGREPRPRRSGSTLVELMIVALLIGIFAAMAIPSYRSSVEQARTDMAAANLRTLWAAQRFFYLNERYYTPDPDDLIAYGIFQSSEISSASAGGPFLMYNDPSFLYRIVLQPNGEFQATATRSAGTAFHGVLTIDAAGVVTGEVTDTHGRVVRPGFR; encoded by the coding sequence ATGACCGCTCTGTCGGGCCGAGAACCGAGGCCGCGCCGCTCCGGATCGACGCTCGTCGAACTCATGATTGTGGCGCTGCTGATCGGCATCTTCGCGGCCATGGCGATCCCGTCGTATCGCTCGTCGGTGGAGCAGGCCCGGACCGACATGGCCGCCGCGAACCTGCGCACGCTCTGGGCCGCCCAGCGGTTCTTCTATCTGAATGAGCGCTACTACACACCTGATCCTGATGATTTGATCGCGTATGGCATTTTCCAAAGTTCCGAGATCTCAAGCGCCTCGGCCGGTGGACCGTTCCTGATGTACAACGATCCGTCGTTCCTCTACCGGATCGTGCTCCAGCCCAACGGAGAGTTCCAGGCCACCGCCACGCGATCGGCCGGGACCGCCTTTCACGGAGTCCTGACGATTGACGCCGCGGGGGTTGTCACGGGCGAGGTGACCGACACGCACGGGCGGGTTGTTCGGCCAGGATTCCGGTGA
- a CDS encoding DUF5658 family protein, with the protein MDHAPDDCPRSGDRRKRPTRPWDAFRSPARRQRHRREADLGPFSFVDRYDKSLGIMILSLLILTLTDGVLTMILIDLFCEEANPLMAVLIEHGPMTFVLGKYLMTAVCLPILLIFQHHRMFGTRFRVRHFFPIFIALYLSLLAYQLFLLRKTSEAIHRRSPPSFATDADRFSCPNLMTRSC; encoded by the coding sequence GTGGATCACGCCCCTGACGACTGCCCCCGCTCTGGCGATCGCCGGAAACGACCGACACGCCCCTGGGATGCCTTCCGATCGCCGGCCCGACGACAACGGCATCGACGGGAAGCGGATCTCGGTCCCTTTTCCTTCGTCGATCGCTACGACAAATCGCTGGGAATCATGATCCTCTCGCTCTTGATCCTGACACTCACCGACGGCGTGCTGACGATGATTCTCATCGACCTCTTTTGTGAAGAGGCCAACCCGCTCATGGCGGTCCTGATCGAGCACGGGCCGATGACCTTCGTCCTGGGCAAGTACCTGATGACCGCCGTCTGCCTGCCCATCTTGCTGATCTTTCAGCATCACCGGATGTTCGGCACGCGATTCCGGGTCCGACACTTCTTTCCCATCTTCATCGCGCTCTATCTTTCACTGCTTGCCTATCAGCTTTTTCTGCTGCGGAAAACCTCTGAGGCCATTCATCGGCGTTCCCCTCCAAGCTTTGCGACCGATGCGGACCGGTTCTCCTGCCCGAACCTGATGACCCGATCGTGTTGA
- a CDS encoding alkaline phosphatase family protein — MFSMITISIASSVLAVVLMASAAVPDTGCEPPREESSPGSRVDHLVIIGVDGLGPEGIRRAETPAIDALMDRGAWSMQARAVMPTSSSPNWASMIMGAGPEQHGVTSNAWELDAFAIAPTVAGPDGRFPTIFSVLRAQRPEAEIAVIYDWGGFGRLLNLDGTDLALDADGPEAATAAAEAALVDRRPTLLFVHLDHVDHALHDHGFLSEPYLDAVAEADRFIGRIVAALDRAGMTDRTAVLVTSDHGGQGTSHGGETMGELLIPWILAGPGIETGRALAQPINTYDTAATAAALLGVEPPECWIARPVTESFVPEPATVGR, encoded by the coding sequence ATGTTCTCGATGATCACCATCTCGATCGCGTCGTCCGTCCTGGCCGTGGTACTGATGGCCTCGGCGGCGGTTCCTGACACGGGCTGTGAGCCTCCGAGGGAGGAATCTTCCCCAGGTTCGCGTGTGGATCACCTGGTGATCATCGGCGTCGATGGGCTGGGACCGGAGGGGATCCGCCGCGCCGAGACTCCGGCGATCGACGCCTTGATGGATCGGGGGGCCTGGTCGATGCAGGCGAGGGCCGTGATGCCGACCTCCAGTAGCCCGAACTGGGCCTCGATGATCATGGGGGCCGGTCCGGAACAGCACGGCGTGACCTCGAACGCCTGGGAACTCGACGCCTTTGCGATCGCGCCGACGGTCGCCGGACCCGACGGACGGTTCCCGACGATTTTCTCGGTCCTGCGAGCGCAACGCCCCGAGGCCGAGATCGCGGTGATTTACGACTGGGGCGGATTCGGCCGCCTGCTCAATCTGGACGGGACCGACCTGGCTCTGGATGCCGACGGCCCCGAGGCCGCCACCGCCGCCGCCGAGGCCGCCCTCGTCGATCGTCGGCCGACGCTGCTGTTCGTGCACCTCGATCACGTGGACCACGCGCTGCACGATCACGGGTTTCTGAGCGAGCCCTATCTCGATGCCGTTGCGGAGGCCGATCGGTTCATTGGTCGGATCGTCGCGGCCCTCGACCGTGCGGGCATGACCGATCGAACCGCGGTTCTAGTCACCTCCGACCACGGCGGGCAGGGGACCTCGCACGGGGGAGAGACGATGGGAGAGTTGCTCATCCCCTGGATCCTGGCCGGCCCCGGCATCGAGACCGGTCGCGCCCTTGCTCAACCCATCAACACCTATGACACCGCCGCCACCGCGGCGGCCTTGCTCGGTGTCGAACCCCCGGAGTGCTGGATCGCCCGGCCGGTCACCGAGTCGTTTGTCCCGGAGCCTGCCACCGTGGGTCGGTGA
- a CDS encoding type IV pilin protein — MQTQQTTLKPRQGFTLVELAVVVVIIGVLAAFGVPRFLMSVERSKAAEAFAYLSAVRNAQERFHAREGIYSDTLTDLDIQAPTPKYFNPGPITGNPDLELSWTMTLTRIGPSAGYENYEVTFNEEGYDAINSTISAEINPVGGFSGGT, encoded by the coding sequence ATGCAAACTCAACAGACCACCTTGAAGCCTCGTCAGGGTTTCACACTGGTCGAGCTGGCCGTGGTCGTCGTGATCATCGGCGTTTTGGCGGCATTCGGTGTCCCGCGCTTTCTCATGTCGGTGGAACGTTCCAAGGCCGCCGAGGCCTTCGCCTATCTCTCGGCCGTTCGCAATGCCCAGGAACGCTTTCACGCCCGAGAAGGCATTTATTCCGACACGTTGACGGATCTGGATATCCAGGCGCCAACCCCGAAATATTTCAATCCCGGCCCCATCACGGGAAATCCCGACCTCGAACTCTCGTGGACGATGACCCTGACGCGGATCGGCCCGTCGGCCGGGTACGAGAATTACGAGGTGACGTTTAACGAGGAAGGCTACGACGCGATCAACAGCACCATCAGTGCCGAGATCAATCCCGTCGGTGGGTTCAGCGGTGGGACGTAA
- a CDS encoding DUF4058 family protein, protein MPIHDWTRVEAGTYHDFHQGWTIEIRNQLNRGILPEGYFAMADQRVSGPEPTGGLAVAEVPPRIKTTAQAELDAVRYAMKANRIAIRQELGRVVAMIEVVSPGNKTSRSAVGAFVAKASDFLRNGIHFLMIDPFPTGPRDPQGLDRLIWDELADDPPEPRPAHKPLTVAAFDAGPPLTAYREPLAVGDSWPEAPLFLAPGWYVNVPLEATYRASWEVTPQPIRDLVERPETSDVPRM, encoded by the coding sequence ATGCCAATCCACGACTGGACCCGGGTCGAAGCCGGGACGTATCATGATTTCCACCAAGGGTGGACGATCGAGATCCGCAACCAACTCAATCGCGGAATCTTGCCGGAAGGCTATTTCGCGATGGCCGACCAGCGCGTCAGCGGTCCCGAGCCGACGGGCGGGCTGGCCGTCGCGGAGGTCCCTCCCCGGATCAAGACGACGGCCCAGGCGGAGCTGGATGCCGTCCGGTACGCCATGAAGGCCAACCGCATCGCGATCCGTCAGGAACTGGGACGGGTGGTGGCGATGATCGAGGTGGTTTCTCCAGGGAACAAGACGTCGCGGTCAGCCGTTGGCGCGTTCGTGGCCAAGGCGAGCGACTTCCTCCGCAACGGCATTCATTTCCTGATGATCGATCCCTTCCCGACCGGCCCGCGCGACCCGCAAGGGCTGGATCGGCTCATCTGGGACGAGTTGGCCGACGATCCACCGGAGCCTCGACCCGCTCACAAGCCGTTAACCGTGGCCGCCTTCGATGCCGGCCCGCCATTGACGGCCTACCGCGAACCGCTGGCGGTCGGGGATTCCTGGCCCGAGGCCCCGCTCTTTCTGGCCCCGGGATGGTATGTGAACGTCCCGCTCGAGGCGACCTACAGAGCCTCGTGGGAGGTCACTCCGCAGCCGATTCGGGACCTCGTCGAGCGGCCGGAGACAAGCGACGTTCCCAGGATGTGA
- a CDS encoding secretin and TonB N-terminal domain-containing protein yields the protein MAATLLLGMAALEPSQASTIQAVEQDQDAIPVMELGPIAADPLTEEIPALPDSPPEVPSVEQVGEEPSRPAGVVMPDSSPAAITSDPFATASEGAEVAPELPLIEGNSAPGGPIPPPPGPEPATVTSELTVQFVPGQLPLPEGFPNPPSNVGPIPPQPQYPLQVPPQYPPQPQWVPRTEPRGGGGLPEALPDADQPTLSLRVNNQDIRQALELLAAQAGVNIIPSQGVSGSVSITLEDVTFDRALDILLRIADLEARREGNLIFVYTAAEAEDLRLRENEPIVRVYHLNYVRAFDIFAMISPFLSPQGTISLTPPSAQGITGAGGAGAFGGSTGGIVGGAGGVGLVGGGGGLVGPGGAGAGGTAGGMALGGNMAGGGFPGPVGGGRSTGGDSFAMHDMVVVRDFPENVKVIDEIVARLDVEPLQVLIEAVIISVELRDGQELGVNFAVVDKLATEAIVSGSGTAINLAGGFSPAQVLSAAASPPAPPQLGAYLGDRPGQLLPAYLADQGLKYGFVSNSVAGFIRALETLNKINILASPRLLVLNKQLAEIQLGQRLGYATTFTNLTTASEQVQFIPIGTLLSIRPFVSQEGMIRLEIHPERSSGFIDANGIPQLTTSELTTNIMAPDGATIVIGGLIDNTDEIREDGVLGLNRLPFVGPLFRTRTMQARKQELLVLLTPRIINRDGGLPKPVPGSPPVGPSGVPNSGPMPGQPYFVEAGCEMPVLAPTLLDPDVLMRRSSQQTLGAASGLRELISNDFGSAAPSSVDEMLQAAQMTAARDASTEPPEAEQPAQDDRPWWDPRRSAPTKVTHDTPKDPSPSPTTPEASPADETERGYRPGDLTRAMFSRIAQRRKQPDSPSPTMQGPAPSRVQVSSQSAGPAAPVAAPAASPARDASVTAVGIAQHVVGPGENFQAIADRYYGNPALHAALWAVNRHTTPAPEGLQPGMTLILPPTEVLERVYIDAVQTTLRTQSPAEPVAPASAEPNRRRRFPFFGTR from the coding sequence ATGGCCGCGACTCTCCTGCTTGGGATGGCCGCTCTGGAACCTTCGCAAGCGAGCACCATTCAGGCGGTGGAACAGGATCAGGACGCCATCCCCGTGATGGAGCTTGGCCCGATCGCCGCCGATCCCTTGACCGAGGAGATTCCGGCTCTGCCCGATTCGCCTCCCGAAGTGCCATCCGTCGAGCAGGTCGGTGAGGAACCGTCGCGTCCCGCCGGCGTTGTGATGCCCGACTCCTCGCCCGCGGCCATCACCTCCGACCCCTTTGCAACCGCCAGCGAAGGGGCTGAGGTCGCCCCGGAACTGCCGCTGATCGAAGGGAATTCGGCGCCCGGTGGTCCCATCCCCCCCCCCCCCGGTCCCGAGCCGGCCACCGTGACGTCGGAGCTGACCGTTCAGTTTGTCCCGGGGCAACTCCCCTTGCCGGAGGGGTTCCCGAATCCGCCGTCAAACGTCGGGCCGATTCCGCCGCAACCGCAGTATCCCCTTCAAGTTCCGCCGCAGTATCCTCCGCAACCCCAGTGGGTGCCGAGGACGGAGCCACGAGGGGGAGGTGGACTGCCGGAAGCGCTCCCCGACGCGGACCAACCCACGCTCTCGCTTCGGGTGAACAACCAGGACATTCGTCAGGCGCTGGAACTCCTGGCGGCTCAGGCCGGGGTCAATATCATCCCGTCTCAGGGGGTCAGCGGTTCGGTCAGCATTACGCTGGAAGACGTGACGTTTGATCGCGCGCTGGACATTCTGCTGAGAATCGCCGACCTGGAAGCACGGCGCGAGGGGAACCTGATCTTCGTCTACACGGCGGCCGAGGCGGAGGACTTGCGTCTCCGAGAAAACGAGCCGATCGTTCGGGTCTATCATCTCAATTATGTTCGAGCGTTTGACATCTTCGCCATGATTAGCCCCTTCCTGAGCCCTCAGGGAACCATTTCCTTGACGCCTCCCAGCGCCCAGGGCATTACGGGCGCAGGGGGAGCGGGAGCCTTTGGGGGATCGACCGGCGGCATCGTGGGCGGTGCCGGAGGCGTGGGGCTGGTCGGCGGTGGTGGTGGACTGGTCGGCCCGGGAGGCGCCGGTGCCGGCGGAACCGCCGGCGGCATGGCCCTCGGCGGGAACATGGCAGGCGGGGGATTCCCCGGCCCGGTCGGTGGCGGCCGTTCGACCGGAGGCGATTCCTTCGCCATGCACGACATGGTTGTGGTGCGAGACTTCCCGGAGAATGTCAAGGTCATCGATGAAATCGTCGCGCGACTCGACGTCGAGCCGTTACAGGTTCTCATCGAGGCGGTGATTATCAGCGTCGAGTTACGCGATGGCCAGGAGCTCGGGGTGAACTTTGCCGTGGTCGACAAGCTGGCGACCGAGGCGATCGTTTCGGGAAGCGGAACGGCCATTAACCTGGCCGGCGGGTTTAGCCCGGCTCAGGTCCTCTCCGCCGCCGCATCTCCTCCGGCTCCTCCGCAGCTGGGAGCATATCTCGGCGATCGCCCCGGCCAGTTGCTGCCGGCCTACCTGGCCGATCAAGGCCTGAAATACGGCTTTGTCAGCAACAGTGTGGCCGGGTTCATTCGGGCCCTGGAAACACTCAACAAGATCAACATTCTTGCCAGCCCTCGGCTCCTGGTGTTGAACAAGCAACTGGCCGAAATCCAGCTCGGTCAGCGACTGGGTTATGCGACCACCTTCACGAACCTGACGACCGCCTCGGAGCAGGTCCAGTTCATCCCGATCGGGACCTTGCTGTCGATTCGTCCCTTTGTCTCGCAGGAAGGGATGATTCGGCTGGAAATCCATCCGGAACGAAGCTCCGGATTCATCGACGCCAACGGGATCCCTCAGCTCACGACCTCGGAGCTGACCACGAACATCATGGCCCCTGATGGCGCGACCATCGTCATCGGTGGCCTGATCGACAACACCGACGAGATCCGGGAAGACGGGGTCCTCGGCCTGAACCGGTTGCCCTTTGTCGGCCCCTTGTTCCGGACCCGAACAATGCAGGCAAGAAAGCAAGAGCTTCTGGTCTTGCTCACTCCTCGGATCATCAACCGAGACGGCGGCCTCCCCAAACCGGTCCCGGGCAGTCCTCCCGTGGGACCCTCGGGCGTGCCGAACTCGGGGCCGATGCCGGGGCAACCTTACTTTGTCGAGGCCGGGTGCGAGATGCCCGTCCTGGCGCCGACTCTGCTCGATCCGGATGTCCTGATGCGGCGATCGTCTCAGCAAACCCTCGGAGCGGCCTCGGGACTGCGTGAGCTGATCAGCAACGATTTCGGGAGCGCCGCCCCCTCGTCGGTCGACGAGATGCTCCAGGCGGCTCAGATGACCGCGGCTCGGGACGCTTCGACCGAACCGCCAGAGGCGGAACAACCGGCTCAAGACGACCGGCCGTGGTGGGATCCGCGCCGCTCGGCCCCGACCAAGGTGACGCACGACACGCCCAAGGACCCCTCGCCCTCACCGACCACCCCCGAGGCAAGCCCGGCGGACGAGACGGAACGGGGGTATCGACCGGGGGACCTGACCCGGGCCATGTTCTCCCGCATCGCTCAGCGGCGCAAGCAGCCGGATTCCCCTTCGCCCACGATGCAAGGTCCCGCCCCGTCGCGGGTCCAGGTTTCCTCGCAATCCGCGGGGCCGGCCGCTCCGGTGGCCGCTCCGGCGGCGAGCCCGGCCAGGGACGCCTCGGTCACGGCGGTGGGAATCGCGCAGCATGTCGTCGGTCCTGGCGAGAATTTCCAGGCGATCGCCGACCGCTACTACGGCAATCCGGCCCTGCATGCGGCGCTCTGGGCCGTGAACCGGCATACCACGCCGGCCCCCGAGGGATTGCAGCCGGGGATGACGCTCATCCTTCCCCCGACCGAGGTGCTGGAACGCGTCTACATCGACGCGGTGCAGACGACCCTCCGGACGCAGAGTCCGGCCGAGCCGGTCGCTCCAGCCTCGGCCGAACCGAACCGCCGGCGCCGGTTCCCGTTCTTCGGAACGCGGTAA
- a CDS encoding GspE/PulE family protein, whose translation MNTTRVADERSLLIELLLQRGAVTPEGLREIRSRGQELNERTLILGGLVGDSEIARTYAEYLAVPLYDPGSEMPTPEPELARLLTEKLCRDQTIAPVAIRGDQLDLAFVTPREMLVIDEVQLLTGLRVRPMIAPIGVVEQLIEDLYRSTRSSTVFAPDAESFEHADLDDEVTEEEDRAGTLVLDEAPPPGRDGRIIRMVNQILEHAVRAGASDIHLEPFEDACKIRLRIDGNLQEYQVLNRQVFVTIVSRLKILGRMDIAEKRIPQDGAITLKSGDRRIDLRLSTMPTVYGEKLVIRLLDKTAIPLDLRGLGLSNRQIEDITEAIRSPHGLVLVTGPTGSGKSTTLYTCLNLLNESNTNICTAEDPVEYRFKGLNQVQVKPQINLTFANALRAFLRQDPDIIMVGEVRDPETAEICMRSALTGHLVLSTLHTNDALSSISRLQDMGLEPFMLASTLRLLQAQRLVRKLCLHCKTPYECDAETARRYHLEAGQVLYRPVGCEACRGSGYHGRTGVFEVIRITQTLADLIQARSSLPELRAAARAQGAAMLIDNAIEKARLGHTSLEAALTVAMAGDD comes from the coding sequence ATGAACACGACCCGCGTGGCCGATGAACGGTCTCTGTTGATCGAGCTGTTGTTGCAGCGCGGAGCCGTCACCCCCGAGGGGCTCCGCGAGATCCGGAGCCGGGGCCAGGAGCTGAACGAGCGCACCTTGATTCTCGGCGGCTTGGTGGGGGACTCGGAAATCGCCCGGACCTATGCCGAGTATCTTGCCGTTCCGCTGTACGACCCCGGGTCGGAGATGCCGACCCCCGAGCCGGAACTGGCCCGATTGCTCACCGAGAAGCTCTGTCGGGATCAGACCATTGCCCCGGTTGCCATCCGGGGGGATCAGCTCGACCTGGCCTTCGTCACGCCTCGCGAGATGCTGGTCATCGACGAGGTCCAGTTGCTGACGGGGCTGCGTGTCCGACCGATGATCGCGCCGATCGGCGTCGTCGAGCAGTTGATCGAAGACCTCTACCGATCGACCCGCTCGTCCACCGTCTTTGCTCCCGATGCCGAGAGCTTCGAGCATGCGGACCTCGACGATGAGGTGACCGAGGAGGAAGACCGAGCCGGCACCCTGGTCCTCGATGAGGCTCCCCCGCCGGGGCGCGACGGCCGGATCATCCGGATGGTCAACCAGATTCTCGAACACGCCGTCCGCGCCGGGGCGAGCGACATTCACCTCGAACCGTTCGAAGATGCCTGTAAAATTCGCCTCAGGATCGACGGAAACCTTCAAGAATATCAGGTTCTGAACCGTCAGGTCTTCGTGACGATCGTCTCGCGGCTGAAGATTCTCGGCCGCATGGACATTGCCGAGAAGCGCATTCCCCAGGACGGTGCCATCACCCTGAAAAGCGGCGACCGTCGCATTGACCTGCGCCTGAGTACCATGCCCACGGTCTACGGCGAGAAGCTCGTCATTCGGTTACTCGACAAGACGGCCATTCCGCTGGACCTTCGAGGTTTGGGCCTCTCGAACCGTCAGATCGAAGACATCACCGAGGCAATCCGGTCACCCCACGGCCTCGTCCTGGTGACGGGTCCGACCGGTAGCGGCAAGAGTACCACGCTGTACACCTGCCTGAACCTCCTCAATGAGTCAAATACGAACATTTGCACCGCCGAGGACCCGGTCGAGTATCGCTTCAAGGGGCTGAACCAGGTGCAGGTCAAGCCCCAGATCAATCTCACCTTCGCCAACGCTCTCCGCGCGTTTCTGCGACAGGACCCCGACATTATCATGGTCGGCGAGGTCCGCGACCCGGAAACCGCCGAGATCTGCATGCGATCGGCCCTGACCGGCCACCTGGTGCTTTCCACCCTGCACACGAACGACGCGCTCAGTTCGATCAGCCGATTGCAAGACATGGGGCTCGAACCGTTCATGCTCGCGTCGACCCTGCGCTTGCTGCAGGCGCAGCGGCTGGTGCGGAAGCTTTGCCTCCACTGCAAAACGCCTTACGAATGCGATGCCGAGACGGCCCGCCGCTATCACCTTGAAGCGGGCCAGGTCCTCTACCGGCCGGTCGGCTGCGAGGCCTGCCGAGGTTCCGGCTATCACGGCCGAACCGGCGTGTTCGAGGTCATCCGCATCACCCAGACGCTGGCCGACTTGATCCAGGCCCGCTCATCACTGCCTGAGTTGCGGGCGGCGGCTCGCGCGCAGGGAGCCGCCATGCTCATTGATAACGCCATCGAGAAAGCCCGGCTCGGCCACACCAGCCTCGAAGCCGCCTTGACCGTCGCAATGGCCGGCGACGACTGA
- a CDS encoding type IV pilin protein, whose amino-acid sequence MHAHLAIPKPRRGFTLVELAVVVVIIGVLAAFGVPRFLQSVERSKAAEAFAYLSAVRTAQERYHAREGTYAEDLTALDIQAPTPKYFTVGTVAGNSDIQDSWTLTLTRTGSSAGYGAYTVTFTDQGFDSTNSDIDPEINPIGAQGAAPAEPPSGG is encoded by the coding sequence ATGCACGCGCACCTAGCGATTCCCAAGCCCCGACGGGGTTTCACACTGGTCGAGCTGGCCGTGGTCGTCGTGATCATCGGCGTATTGGCGGCATTCGGTGTCCCGCGCTTCCTGCAATCAGTGGAACGTTCGAAGGCCGCGGAAGCCTTTGCGTATCTCTCCGCCGTCCGCACGGCTCAAGAGCGGTATCACGCCCGAGAAGGCACCTACGCCGAAGACCTGACCGCCCTGGATATTCAGGCCCCGACGCCAAAATACTTCACCGTCGGCACGGTTGCGGGGAACTCGGACATCCAGGACTCCTGGACCCTGACCCTGACACGAACGGGCTCGTCGGCCGGTTACGGAGCGTATACGGTGACCTTTACCGATCAAGGCTTCGACTCGACGAACAGCGACATCGACCCTGAGATTAACCCGATCGGTGCGCAGGGTGCCGCCCCTGCTGAGCCTCCTTCTGGCGGTTGA
- a CDS encoding type II secretion system F family protein, whose product MVFDEWVMSHARVASKPHTKLGIDDILAFFQQLATLVAAGTPLLQAIQIGSEQAESFRLRQILSEIAARLSAGSSFHAAAANYPEAFEHSWIEMIRTGEITGRMSDVLRELSGQVQEARDARRKMRGALFYPIVLLCVATLAIAAMLRFVVPTFDRMFKEMGAELPEITQFVVSASQFVVSYGLYLLLGTGLTVFAFRRYYSTDEGRRRVLGMLMVTPTVGDLLIQSTMYRFASNLALLLKSGVPMLETLETLRGILGNNPIYRDALDQARRRVASGQSLASALEESGLFTGMVINMVRTGEESGQLASVMDRVAPYYREKVESLISRISKALEPLIVVGMGAVIAVMMLSIYLPMFNMSGGIQ is encoded by the coding sequence ATGGTTTTCGACGAATGGGTGATGTCCCACGCCCGGGTGGCAAGCAAGCCGCACACCAAACTCGGGATCGACGACATCCTGGCCTTCTTCCAACAACTGGCGACCCTGGTTGCCGCCGGCACCCCCTTGCTGCAAGCGATCCAGATTGGCTCGGAGCAGGCCGAGAGCTTTCGGTTGCGCCAGATCCTCTCGGAAATTGCGGCCAGGCTGTCGGCCGGCAGTTCCTTCCATGCCGCGGCCGCCAACTATCCGGAAGCCTTCGAGCATTCCTGGATCGAGATGATCCGGACCGGCGAGATCACGGGCCGGATGTCCGACGTCCTCCGCGAACTCTCCGGCCAGGTCCAGGAGGCGCGCGATGCCAGGCGGAAGATGCGCGGAGCGCTCTTCTACCCGATCGTTCTGCTCTGCGTGGCCACGCTGGCCATTGCGGCGATGCTACGCTTCGTGGTGCCCACGTTCGATCGCATGTTCAAGGAAATGGGAGCCGAGCTGCCAGAGATCACGCAGTTTGTCGTCTCGGCCTCGCAGTTCGTCGTCAGCTACGGGCTTTATCTGCTCCTCGGAACGGGTCTGACGGTCTTCGCCTTTCGACGCTACTACAGCACCGATGAAGGCCGTCGCCGCGTGCTGGGGATGCTCATGGTCACCCCGACCGTGGGAGATCTGCTCATTCAATCGACCATGTACCGCTTCGCGTCGAATCTCGCACTGTTGCTCAAGAGCGGGGTCCCGATGCTCGAAACCCTGGAAACCCTGCGAGGGATCCTCGGCAACAACCCGATCTACCGAGACGCGCTCGACCAGGCCCGCCGGCGGGTGGCCTCGGGGCAATCGCTCGCCTCGGCGCTGGAGGAAAGCGGCCTGTTCACCGGGATGGTCATCAACATGGTCCGCACGGGAGAGGAATCCGGGCAGCTGGCGTCGGTCATGGATCGGGTGGCGCCCTACTATAGAGAAAAGGTCGAGTCCCTCATTTCCAGGATTTCCAAGGCGCTTGAGCCCTTGATTGTCGTGGGGATGGGGGCGGTGATTGCCGTGATGATGCTCTCGATCTACCTCCCCATGTTCAACATGTCCGGTGGCATCCAATGA